One segment of Streptomyces bathyalis DNA contains the following:
- the whiA gene encoding DNA-binding protein WhiA, with translation MAMTAAVKDEISRLPVTRTCCRKSEVSSILRFAGGLHLVSGRIVIEAELDTGIAARRLRKDVLEIFGHSSDLVVMAPGGLRRGSRYVVRVVAGGDQLARQTGLVDSRGRPIRGLPPQVVSGATCDAEAAWRGAFLAHGSLTEPGRSSSLEVTCPGPEAALALVGAARRLQIAAKAREVRGVDRVVVRDGDAIGALLTRLGAHESVLAWEERRMRREVRATANRLANFDDANLRRSARAAVAAGARVQRALEILADDVPEHLAAAGRLRMDHKQASLEELGALADPPLTKDAVAGRIRRLLAMADKRAQDLGIPGTETSLTEEMVG, from the coding sequence ATGGCGATGACGGCTGCGGTGAAGGACGAGATCTCCCGACTCCCCGTCACCCGGACCTGCTGCCGGAAGTCCGAGGTCTCGTCGATCCTGCGGTTCGCGGGCGGCCTGCACCTGGTGAGCGGGCGGATCGTGATCGAGGCGGAACTCGATACGGGCATCGCGGCCCGTCGCCTGCGCAAGGACGTACTGGAGATCTTCGGGCACAGCTCCGACCTGGTGGTGATGGCGCCCGGCGGTCTGCGGCGCGGCAGCCGCTACGTCGTGCGTGTCGTGGCCGGGGGTGACCAGCTGGCCCGCCAGACGGGGCTCGTGGACAGTCGCGGCCGTCCGATCCGGGGTCTTCCACCGCAGGTGGTCTCGGGGGCCACCTGCGACGCGGAGGCCGCGTGGCGGGGCGCGTTCCTCGCACACGGATCGCTGACGGAGCCGGGCCGCAGCTCCTCCCTGGAGGTCACCTGCCCCGGTCCCGAGGCGGCGCTGGCCCTGGTCGGCGCGGCGCGCAGGCTCCAGATCGCGGCGAAGGCGCGCGAGGTGCGCGGCGTGGACCGCGTGGTCGTCCGTGACGGTGACGCCATCGGCGCGCTGCTGACACGGCTGGGCGCCCACGAGTCGGTGCTGGCGTGGGAGGAGCGGCGGATGCGCCGCGAGGTCCGCGCCACCGCGAACCGGCTCGCCAACTTCGACGACGCCAATCTGCGCCGTTCGGCGCGTGCGGCGGTCGCGGCCGGCGCACGCGTGCAGCGCGCGCTGGAGATCCTCGCCGACGACGTGCCCGAGCACCTGGCCGCGGCCGGCCGGCTGCGCATGGACCACAAGCAGGCGTCACTGGAGGAGCTGGGCGCGCTGGCCGACCCGCCGCTGACGAAGGACGCCGTGGCCGGCCGGATCCGGCGGCTGCTGGCGATGGCCGACAAGCGGGCCCAGGACCTGGGGATTCCGGGTACGGAGACCAGCCTCACGGAGGAGATGGTCGGCTGA
- the tpiA gene encoding triose-phosphate isomerase, with protein MTTRTPLMAGNWKMNLNHLEAIAHVQKLAFALNDKDHAAVEVAVLPPYTDLRSVQTLVDGDKLKIKYGAQDLSAHASGAYTGEISGAMLAKLKCSFVTVGHSERRQYHAEDEPLVNAKVKAAFASDLTPILCVGEELAVREAGDHVAHTLAQVDGALKDVAAEQVSTLVIAYEPVWAIGTGKTCGADDAQEVCGAIRARVAELYGQEVADAVRIQYGGSVKSGNVAQIMAQPDIDGALVGGASLDADEFVKIVRFRDQ; from the coding sequence TTGACCACCCGCACCCCGCTGATGGCGGGCAACTGGAAGATGAACCTGAATCACCTCGAGGCCATCGCACACGTCCAGAAGCTCGCCTTCGCCCTGAACGACAAGGACCACGCGGCCGTCGAGGTCGCGGTCCTGCCGCCCTACACCGATCTGCGCTCCGTCCAGACCCTGGTGGACGGCGACAAGCTGAAGATCAAGTACGGGGCGCAGGACCTCTCCGCGCACGCCTCCGGCGCGTACACCGGTGAGATCTCCGGCGCGATGCTGGCCAAGTTGAAGTGCTCGTTCGTCACCGTCGGCCACTCCGAGCGCCGCCAGTACCACGCCGAGGACGAGCCCCTGGTCAACGCCAAGGTGAAGGCCGCCTTCGCGAGCGACCTGACGCCGATCCTGTGCGTCGGCGAGGAGCTCGCGGTGCGCGAGGCGGGCGACCACGTCGCCCACACGCTGGCCCAGGTCGACGGTGCGCTCAAGGACGTCGCCGCCGAGCAGGTGTCGACCCTCGTGATCGCGTACGAGCCCGTGTGGGCCATCGGCACCGGCAAGACCTGCGGCGCCGACGACGCGCAGGAGGTCTGCGGTGCCATCCGCGCCCGCGTCGCCGAGCTGTACGGGCAGGAGGTCGCGGACGCCGTTCGTATCCAGTACGGCGGCTCGGTGAAGTCCGGGAACGTCGCCCAGATCATGGCGCAGCCCGACATCGACGGTGCGCTGGTGGGCGGTGCCTCGCTGGACGCGGACGAGTTCGTCAAGATCGTGCGCTTCCGCGACCAGTGA
- the rapZ gene encoding RNase adapter RapZ: protein MDTVTDGPGEAVIPELVIISGMSGAGRSTAAKCLEDLGWFVVDNLPPALIPTMVDLGARSQGNVARIAVVVDVRGRRFFDNLKQSLADLAQRQVKRRIVYLEASDEALVRRFESVRRPHPLQGDGRIVDGIAAERDLLRELRGDADLVIDTSGLNVHELRAKLDARFAGDEEPELRATVMSFGYKYGLPVDADLVADCRFLPNPHWVPELRPYNGTSPQVSEYVFDQPGAKEFLDRYAELLQLIAAGYRREGKRYVTIAIGCTGGKHRSVAVSEKLARRLSGAGVETVVVHRDMGRE from the coding sequence ATGGACACGGTCACGGACGGGCCGGGCGAGGCGGTGATCCCCGAACTCGTGATCATCTCCGGGATGTCGGGCGCGGGCCGCAGCACCGCGGCCAAGTGCCTGGAGGATCTCGGCTGGTTCGTGGTCGACAACCTGCCGCCCGCGCTGATCCCCACGATGGTCGACCTCGGCGCACGCTCGCAGGGCAACGTCGCGCGCATCGCCGTCGTCGTCGACGTACGGGGGCGGCGCTTCTTCGACAACCTGAAGCAGTCCCTGGCGGACCTCGCGCAACGGCAGGTCAAGCGCCGCATCGTCTACCTGGAGGCGAGCGACGAGGCGCTGGTGCGGCGCTTCGAGTCGGTGCGGCGCCCCCACCCGCTGCAGGGCGACGGCAGGATCGTCGACGGCATCGCCGCCGAGCGCGACCTGCTCCGGGAGCTGCGCGGCGACGCCGACCTGGTCATCGACACCTCCGGCCTCAACGTCCACGAGCTGAGGGCCAAGCTGGACGCCCGTTTCGCCGGCGACGAGGAGCCCGAACTCCGCGCCACGGTGATGTCTTTCGGGTACAAGTACGGGCTCCCGGTTGACGCCGATCTCGTCGCCGACTGCCGCTTCCTCCCCAACCCGCACTGGGTGCCCGAGCTGCGCCCGTACAACGGCACCAGCCCCCAGGTCTCGGAGTACGTGTTCGACCAGCCGGGCGCGAAGGAGTTCCTCGACCGCTACGCCGAACTGCTCCAGCTCATCGCCGCGGGGTACCGCAGGGAGGGCAAGCGCTACGTCACCATCGCGATCGGCTGCACGGGCGGCAAGCACCGCAGCGTCGCCGTCTCGGAGAAGCTGGCCCGCCGGCTCTCCGGTGCCGGCGTGGAGACCGTCGTGGTGCACCGGGACATGGGACGTGAATGA
- the gap gene encoding type I glyceraldehyde-3-phosphate dehydrogenase — MTIRVGINGFGRIGRNYFRALLEQGADIEIVGVNDLTDNATLVHLLKYDSILGRLKQQVSHTDDTITVGNQTFRTMAEKDPAQLPWGELGADIVVESTGIFTKREDAAKHLAAGAKKVLISAPAKEEDITVVMGVNEDSYDPAKHHVISNASCTTNCVAPMAKVIDENFGLVKGMMTTVHAYTNDQRILDFPHKDLRRARAAAENIIPTSTGAAKATALVLPQLKGKLDGIAMRVPVPTGSVTDLVLELDREVSRDEINAAFQKAAEGQLKGVLEYTEDPIVSSDIVNWPASCTFDSALTMVQGKQAKIVGWYDNEWGYSNRLVDLTTFVGDKL; from the coding sequence GTGACGATCCGCGTAGGCATCAACGGCTTCGGCCGCATCGGTCGCAACTACTTCCGCGCACTGCTCGAGCAGGGGGCGGACATCGAGATCGTCGGTGTCAACGACCTGACCGACAACGCGACCCTGGTACATCTGCTGAAGTACGACAGCATCCTGGGACGCCTCAAGCAGCAGGTCAGCCACACCGACGACACGATCACGGTGGGCAACCAGACCTTCAGGACGATGGCGGAGAAGGACCCGGCCCAGCTGCCCTGGGGCGAGCTGGGTGCCGACATCGTCGTGGAGTCCACCGGCATCTTCACCAAGCGCGAGGACGCGGCCAAGCACCTGGCCGCCGGCGCGAAGAAGGTCCTCATCTCGGCGCCCGCCAAGGAAGAGGACATCACCGTCGTCATGGGCGTCAACGAGGACTCCTACGACCCCGCCAAGCACCACGTCATCTCCAACGCCTCCTGCACCACCAACTGTGTGGCGCCGATGGCGAAGGTCATCGACGAGAACTTCGGCCTGGTCAAGGGCATGATGACGACCGTCCACGCCTACACCAACGACCAGCGCATCCTGGACTTCCCGCACAAGGACCTGCGCCGCGCCCGCGCCGCCGCCGAGAACATCATTCCGACCTCGACCGGCGCCGCCAAGGCCACCGCTCTCGTGCTCCCGCAGCTCAAGGGCAAGCTGGACGGCATCGCCATGCGTGTGCCGGTGCCCACGGGCTCCGTCACCGACCTGGTCCTGGAGCTGGACCGCGAGGTGAGCAGGGACGAGATCAACGCCGCCTTCCAGAAGGCCGCCGAGGGCCAGCTGAAGGGCGTCCTGGAGTACACCGAGGACCCGATCGTCTCCTCGGACATCGTCAACTGGCCCGCGTCCTGCACCTTCGACTCGGCACTGACGATGGTCCAGGGCAAGCAGGCCAAGATCGTCGGCTGGTACGACAACGAGTGGGGCTACTCCAACCGTCTCGTCGACCTGACGACCTTCGTCGGCGACAAGCTCTGA
- the pgl gene encoding 6-phosphogluconolactonase, with protein sequence MSPAAQVFVHGDKDEMARAAAERLVSRVAEAQSARGSASVVLTGGRNGNGLLAALASSPARDSVDFSRLDVWWGDERFLPEGHPERNVTQARDALLDSVPLDPARVHPMAASDGAYGNDVEAAAGAYESELAAAAGPEDHGRVPSFDVLLLGVGPDTHVASLFPGHPGVREAERMAVGVHDSPKPPPVRISLTLPAIRAAREVWLLAAGEDKSQAVARALSETDESQAPAAGARGRDGTLWLLDEAAAAKLPSDLLPPSARS encoded by the coding sequence GTGAGTCCCGCCGCCCAGGTCTTCGTGCACGGCGACAAGGACGAGATGGCCCGGGCGGCGGCGGAACGGCTCGTCTCCCGGGTGGCCGAAGCACAGTCGGCGCGCGGCAGCGCCTCGGTGGTGCTGACGGGGGGACGGAACGGCAACGGGCTGCTCGCCGCGCTGGCCTCCTCGCCCGCCCGCGACTCCGTCGACTTCTCCCGGCTGGACGTGTGGTGGGGCGACGAGCGGTTCCTCCCCGAGGGCCACCCGGAGCGCAACGTCACTCAGGCGCGTGACGCCCTGCTCGACTCCGTGCCCCTCGACCCCGCCCGCGTCCATCCGATGGCTGCGTCCGACGGTGCGTACGGCAACGACGTGGAGGCCGCGGCGGGGGCGTACGAGTCCGAACTCGCCGCCGCGGCAGGCCCGGAGGACCACGGGCGCGTCCCCTCCTTCGACGTGCTTCTGCTGGGCGTCGGCCCCGACACACATGTGGCCTCGCTCTTCCCGGGGCACCCCGGAGTCCGCGAGGCCGAGCGCATGGCCGTCGGCGTGCACGACTCGCCGAAGCCGCCGCCCGTACGCATCTCGCTCACGCTTCCCGCGATCCGGGCGGCACGTGAGGTGTGGCTCCTGGCGGCGGGCGAGGACAAGTCTCAGGCCGTGGCTCGCGCCCTGTCGGAGACGGACGAGTCACAGGCCCCGGCCGCGGGTGCTCGCGGCCGCGACGGAACGCTCTGGCTCCTCGACGAGGCGGCCGCCGCAAAGCTGCCGAGCGATCTCCTTCCGCCGTCCGCGCGTTCCTGA
- a CDS encoding gluconeogenesis factor YvcK family protein, producing MPRRTIRLRRPVGTRSGQRGTQPKVVALGGGAGLSASLTALRRITGDLTAVVTVADDGGSSGRLRDELGVLPPGDLRKALAALCGDDEWGRTWAEVIQHRFVSRGDMHDHAVGNLLIVALWEQLGDHVQALDLVGKLLGAHGRVLPMSAVPLELQALVRGHDPERPDEVSTVRGQANVALTTGEVQQVHLVPHDPPAVSEAVKAVLDADWVVLGPGSWFSSVIPHLLVPELLDALTQTKARKVLSLNLAPQPGETEGFSPQRHLDVLARHAPKLAFDVVLADEDAVPDRDSLCQAAERLGATAQLSPVAAAGGASQGEGPAGGAARHDPELLAAAYDRIFRMHGRIGPWR from the coding sequence ATGCCTCGTAGGACCATCCGGCTGCGGCGTCCGGTCGGCACGCGGTCGGGACAGCGCGGCACCCAGCCGAAGGTCGTGGCACTCGGCGGCGGGGCTGGCCTGTCCGCCTCGCTCACCGCGCTGCGCCGCATCACAGGGGACCTGACCGCCGTCGTCACCGTCGCCGACGACGGCGGCTCCAGCGGCAGGCTCCGGGACGAGCTCGGTGTGCTGCCCCCCGGTGATCTGCGCAAGGCGCTCGCGGCGCTGTGCGGAGACGACGAGTGGGGCCGCACTTGGGCCGAGGTCATCCAGCACCGCTTCGTCAGCCGCGGCGACATGCACGACCACGCGGTGGGGAATCTGCTGATCGTCGCCCTCTGGGAGCAGCTCGGGGACCACGTCCAGGCCCTCGACCTGGTGGGCAAGCTGCTCGGGGCGCACGGGCGGGTGCTGCCGATGTCCGCCGTCCCGCTGGAGCTCCAGGCGCTGGTGCGCGGCCACGACCCGGAGCGCCCCGACGAGGTCTCGACCGTGCGCGGGCAGGCCAACGTCGCGCTCACCACGGGCGAGGTGCAGCAGGTGCACCTCGTTCCGCACGATCCGCCCGCCGTCTCCGAGGCCGTCAAGGCGGTGCTGGACGCGGACTGGGTGGTGCTCGGCCCGGGCTCGTGGTTCTCGTCGGTCATCCCCCATCTGCTCGTTCCGGAACTGCTCGACGCGCTGACGCAGACCAAGGCCCGCAAGGTGCTTTCGCTCAACCTCGCTCCGCAGCCGGGAGAAACGGAAGGTTTCTCCCCGCAGCGTCATTTGGACGTTTTGGCCCGACACGCCCCTAAACTCGCCTTCGACGTGGTGCTGGCCGACGAGGACGCCGTTCCCGACCGGGACTCCCTGTGTCAGGCCGCCGAGCGGCTCGGAGCGACAGCACAGCTGTCACCGGTCGCGGCGGCCGGAGGCGCCTCCCAGGGCGAAGGCCCCGCGGGAGGCGCAGCCAGGCACGACCCGGAGCTGCTGGCCGCCGCGTACGACCGTATTTTTCGGATGCATGGAAGGATCGGCCCATGGCGATGA
- the secG gene encoding preprotein translocase subunit SecG, translating to MGFSIALIVFSFLMALLVLMHKGKGGGLSDMFGGGMQSSVGGSSVAERNLDRLTVVVGLIWFAIVVVLGLLMKLQS from the coding sequence ATGGGGTTCTCTATCGCCCTCATCGTCTTCAGTTTCCTGATGGCGCTGCTGGTTCTGATGCACAAGGGGAAGGGCGGCGGCCTCTCCGACATGTTCGGCGGCGGCATGCAGTCGTCCGTCGGCGGTTCGTCGGTCGCCGAACGCAACCTGGACCGGCTGACCGTGGTGGTCGGGCTGATCTGGTTCGCGATCGTCGTGGTGCTCGGTCTGCTGATGAAGCTGCAGAGCTGA
- a CDS encoding Glu/Leu/Phe/Val family dehydrogenase, with the protein MTHSAVETPLQVLEHEPYLQVTWRDTKTSARGFVVIDELVCGIATGGLRMRPGCTLNEVGELAREMTLKMGAFGIHVGGAKGGIDFDPSDPQAEEVRERFLEGVRPLLERFWVTAGDLGTGQEQLNRAFSRVGIGETSFHAAVVRSEDEAEVRERIHQAFTAETEGLKLSELIGGYGVAEAALAALEHRDIPAGSARAVVQGFGAMGGSTALYLEHAGVKVVGITDAQGMILNESRGLDVELLLSARTTSGIIDRSVLREDDVERPGDEWLGLDVDVLVPAAVGHTITADNCDRIRGKFVVEAANVPTTPEAEQLLLERGVTVIPDFIANTGAAAGAWWVILGEVVSPSGACIRLSEQIRPLVRDLMNRADGSALSVRTEGILFAKENSQRMIDEYGGAVAFRDLFPDMGQEQYLADSDAEPAAELETVADIGETVIHPPNGVAFPASSDLADPSLVETGRQPAAAFPAYWPGPADEAADGQA; encoded by the coding sequence GTGACACATTCAGCTGTCGAGACGCCGCTGCAGGTTCTCGAGCATGAGCCCTATCTGCAGGTCACATGGCGCGACACCAAGACCTCCGCCCGGGGTTTCGTCGTGATCGACGAGCTGGTGTGCGGTATCGCCACCGGCGGTCTGCGTATGCGGCCCGGCTGCACACTGAACGAGGTCGGTGAGCTCGCCCGGGAAATGACCCTGAAGATGGGCGCGTTCGGAATTCACGTCGGCGGCGCCAAGGGCGGTATCGACTTCGACCCTTCGGACCCGCAGGCCGAAGAAGTGCGGGAGCGGTTCCTGGAAGGCGTCCGGCCCCTGCTGGAACGCTTCTGGGTCACGGCAGGCGACCTGGGTACGGGGCAGGAGCAGCTCAACCGCGCCTTCTCCCGCGTCGGCATCGGTGAGACCTCGTTCCACGCGGCCGTGGTCCGCTCCGAGGACGAGGCCGAGGTGCGCGAGCGCATCCACCAGGCATTCACCGCGGAGACCGAGGGCCTGAAGCTGTCGGAGCTGATCGGCGGCTACGGCGTGGCCGAGGCCGCGCTGGCGGCGCTGGAGCACCGGGACATCCCCGCCGGGTCTGCCCGCGCGGTCGTGCAGGGCTTCGGCGCGATGGGCGGATCCACGGCGCTGTACCTCGAGCACGCCGGGGTGAAGGTCGTGGGGATCACGGATGCCCAGGGCATGATCCTCAACGAGTCGCGGGGCCTCGACGTGGAGCTCCTTCTCTCCGCGCGGACCACCAGCGGCATCATCGACCGCTCGGTGCTGCGCGAGGACGACGTGGAGCGGCCCGGCGACGAGTGGCTGGGCCTGGACGTGGACGTGCTGGTGCCGGCTGCCGTCGGGCACACGATCACCGCGGACAACTGTGACCGCATCCGCGGCAAGTTCGTCGTGGAGGCGGCGAACGTGCCGACGACTCCCGAGGCCGAGCAGCTTCTGCTGGAGCGCGGGGTCACGGTGATCCCCGACTTCATCGCCAACACCGGCGCCGCCGCCGGGGCTTGGTGGGTCATTCTCGGCGAGGTGGTCAGCCCCTCCGGTGCGTGCATCCGGCTGTCGGAGCAGATCCGTCCGCTGGTCCGCGACCTGATGAACCGGGCCGACGGCTCCGCGCTGTCGGTGCGGACCGAGGGAATCCTGTTCGCGAAGGAGAACTCGCAGCGGATGATCGACGAGTACGGCGGGGCGGTGGCGTTCCGCGACCTCTTCCCCGACATGGGGCAGGAGCAGTACCTCGCCGACAGCGACGCGGAGCCGGCGGCCGAGCTCGAGACCGTCGCGGACATCGGCGAGACCGTCATCCACCCGCCGAACGGTGTCGCCTTCCCGGCGTCGTCCGACCTGGCCGACCCCTCCCTGGTGGAGACCGGCAGGCAGCCCGCCGCAGCATTCCCGGCGTACTGGCCGGGACCTGCCGATGAGGCGGCCGACGGCCAGGCCTGA
- a CDS encoding phosphoglycerate kinase, producing the protein MKTIDELIAGGVAGKRVFVRADLNVPLDGETITDDGRIRAAVPTIRKLADAGARVVAASHLGRPKGAPDPQFSLAPVAKRLGELLGADVTFASDTVGESATAAVEASTEGSVTLLENLRFNPGETSKDDAERAAFAGELAALADLYVGDGFGAVHRKHASVYDLPARLPHAAGGLIATEVGVLKKLTEDVKRPYAVVLGGAKVSDKLGVIEHLLHKADRILIGGGMAYTFLKAQGHEVGGSLLQEDQIPAVKGYLEQAEKLGVEFVLPVDVLVAESFPDLRTKAPASPETVPVSTIPTGLMGLDIGPETRKLYASKLADAATVFWNGPMGVFEHPDYAEGTRAVAQALLDSGSFNVVGGGDSAAAVRLLGFDENAFGHISTGGGASLEYLEGKTLPGLAALKDS; encoded by the coding sequence ATGAAGACGATCGACGAACTCATCGCCGGGGGAGTGGCCGGCAAGCGGGTCTTCGTCCGCGCCGACCTGAACGTCCCGCTGGACGGGGAGACCATCACCGACGACGGCCGCATCAGGGCCGCCGTACCCACCATCCGCAAGCTGGCCGACGCGGGCGCCCGCGTCGTCGCCGCCTCGCATCTGGGCCGGCCCAAGGGGGCACCCGACCCGCAGTTCTCGCTCGCCCCGGTGGCGAAGCGGCTCGGTGAACTCCTGGGCGCGGACGTCACGTTCGCCTCCGACACGGTCGGCGAGAGCGCCACGGCAGCGGTGGAGGCGAGCACCGAGGGCAGCGTGACCCTCCTGGAGAACCTTCGCTTCAACCCGGGCGAGACCAGCAAGGACGACGCCGAGCGCGCGGCCTTCGCCGGTGAACTCGCCGCGCTCGCCGACCTCTACGTCGGTGACGGCTTCGGTGCCGTCCATCGCAAGCACGCCTCCGTCTACGACCTGCCGGCACGTCTTCCGCACGCGGCCGGCGGCCTCATCGCCACCGAGGTCGGCGTGCTGAAGAAGCTCACCGAGGACGTGAAGCGGCCGTACGCGGTCGTGCTCGGCGGGGCCAAGGTCTCCGACAAGCTGGGCGTCATCGAGCACCTGCTGCACAAGGCCGACCGCATCCTCATCGGAGGCGGCATGGCCTACACGTTCCTGAAGGCACAAGGCCACGAAGTGGGCGGCTCGCTGCTCCAGGAGGACCAGATCCCCGCCGTCAAGGGCTATCTCGAGCAGGCGGAGAAGCTGGGCGTGGAGTTCGTGCTGCCGGTGGACGTGCTGGTCGCTGAGAGCTTCCCCGACCTCAGGACGAAGGCGCCGGCGTCGCCGGAGACGGTCCCCGTCAGCACCATCCCCACCGGCCTGATGGGTCTGGACATCGGCCCGGAGACCCGCAAGCTGTACGCCTCGAAGCTCGCCGACGCGGCGACCGTCTTCTGGAACGGCCCGATGGGCGTCTTCGAGCACCCCGACTACGCCGAGGGCACCAGGGCCGTCGCACAGGCGCTGCTGGACAGCGGCTCGTTCAACGTCGTCGGTGGCGGCGACAGCGCTGCCGCCGTCCGCCTGCTCGGCTTCGACGAGAACGCATTCGGCCACATCTCGACCGGCGGCGGTGCGAGCCTCGAGTACCTCGAGGGCAAGACGCTGCCCGGCCTCGCCGCGCTGAAGGACTCGTGA
- the pgi gene encoding glucose-6-phosphate isomerase has product MNAARRTRLDQLPEWHALAKHREEFGDTHLRTLFADDSGRAERFGVQVGDLYLDYSKHLVTDETLRLLRELAAASGVAELRDAMFRGERINVTEDRAVLHTALRTPAAAHVRVDGEDVVQRVHAVLAKMALFANKVRDGHWTGHTGKRIRTVVNIGIGGSDLGPKMAYEALRPYTRRELDFRFVSNVDGADLHEAVRDLDPAETLFVVASKTFTTIETITNATAARRWLLSGLGAGEDAVAKHFVAVSTNAGKVSEFGIDTENMFEFWDWVGGRYSFDSAIGLSLMVAIGPDHFNEMLAGFHCIDEHFREAPPEANGPFLMGLLGIWYNNFFDAQSHAVLPYSHYFSQFTAYLQQLDMESDGKSTDREGRPVNWQTGPIVWGTPGTNGQHAYYQLLHQGTKMVPADLIGIARPAPGLGELAGQHDLLMANLFAQGQALAFGKTDEEVRAEGVADEQVPHRTFPGNRPTTTILAEELTPSVLGQLIALYEHKVFVQGAVWNIDSFDQWGVELGKVLAKRLEPALTDGADVPGLDASTSSLVRRYRELRGR; this is encoded by the coding sequence ATGAACGCAGCACGCCGCACCCGGCTCGATCAGCTGCCCGAGTGGCACGCGCTGGCCAAGCACCGTGAGGAGTTCGGCGACACACATCTGCGAACGCTCTTCGCCGACGATTCCGGCCGTGCCGAACGGTTCGGTGTGCAGGTGGGCGACCTATACCTCGACTACTCCAAGCATCTGGTGACGGACGAGACGCTGCGCCTGCTCCGGGAGCTGGCCGCGGCGTCCGGGGTGGCGGAGCTGCGCGATGCGATGTTCCGCGGCGAGAGGATCAACGTCACCGAGGACCGCGCCGTGCTCCACACCGCGCTGCGTACCCCTGCAGCGGCCCACGTCCGCGTCGACGGTGAGGACGTCGTGCAGAGGGTGCACGCGGTGCTGGCCAAGATGGCGCTCTTCGCCAACAAGGTCCGCGACGGCCACTGGACCGGCCACACCGGCAAGCGCATCAGGACCGTCGTCAACATCGGCATCGGCGGCTCCGACCTGGGGCCGAAGATGGCCTACGAGGCGCTGCGTCCGTACACGCGGCGCGAGTTGGACTTCCGCTTCGTCTCGAACGTGGACGGTGCCGACCTGCACGAGGCCGTGCGGGACCTGGACCCGGCCGAGACCCTGTTCGTCGTCGCGTCGAAGACCTTCACCACCATCGAGACCATCACCAACGCGACCGCTGCCCGCCGGTGGTTGCTGAGCGGCCTGGGCGCGGGCGAGGACGCCGTCGCCAAGCATTTCGTCGCGGTCTCGACGAACGCCGGGAAAGTCTCCGAGTTCGGTATCGACACGGAGAACATGTTCGAATTCTGGGACTGGGTCGGCGGGCGCTACTCGTTCGACTCGGCCATCGGGCTCTCCCTCATGGTCGCCATCGGGCCGGACCATTTCAACGAGATGCTGGCCGGATTCCACTGCATCGACGAGCACTTCCGCGAGGCGCCCCCGGAGGCCAACGGGCCTTTCCTGATGGGCCTGTTGGGCATCTGGTACAACAACTTCTTCGACGCGCAGTCCCACGCTGTGCTGCCCTACAGCCACTACTTCTCGCAGTTCACCGCCTATCTTCAGCAGCTGGACATGGAGTCGGACGGCAAGTCCACCGACCGCGAGGGCCGCCCCGTCAACTGGCAGACGGGCCCGATCGTCTGGGGTACTCCCGGCACCAACGGCCAGCACGCCTACTACCAACTCCTCCACCAGGGCACCAAGATGGTCCCCGCCGACCTCATCGGCATCGCGCGCCCGGCTCCCGGCCTCGGTGAACTCGCAGGTCAGCACGACCTGTTGATGGCGAACCTGTTCGCCCAGGGGCAGGCGCTCGCCTTCGGCAAGACCGACGAGGAGGTACGCGCGGAGGGCGTCGCCGACGAGCAGGTGCCGCACCGCACGTTCCCCGGCAACCGTCCGACGACCACGATCCTTGCCGAGGAGCTGACGCCGTCCGTCCTGGGCCAGCTCATCGCGCTCTACGAGCACAAGGTCTTCGTGCAGGGCGCGGTGTGGAACATCGACAGCTTCGACCAGTGGGGGGTCGAGCTGGGGAAGGTCCTCGCGAAGCGGCTCGAGCCGGCCCTGACAGACGGCGCGGACGTCCCGGGCCTGGACGCCTCCACTTCGTCACTCGTCAGGCGGTACAGGGAGCTACGGGGTCGCTGA
- a CDS encoding RNA polymerase-binding protein RbpA, protein MGEAERGESAPRLRISFWCSNGHETQPSFASDAQIPETWDCPRCGFPAGKDEENPPDPPRTEPYKTHLAYVRERRSDEDGEAILAEALAKLRGEI, encoded by the coding sequence ATGGGCGAGGCCGAGCGGGGCGAGTCAGCGCCCCGGCTTCGCATCTCCTTCTGGTGCTCCAACGGACACGAGACGCAGCCCAGCTTCGCCAGCGACGCGCAGATCCCCGAGACCTGGGACTGTCCCCGCTGCGGCTTCCCGGCCGGCAAGGACGAGGAGAACCCGCCGGACCCGCCGCGCACCGAGCCCTACAAGACCCACCTCGCATACGTGCGTGAGCGGCGCAGCGACGAGGACGGCGAGGCGATCCTGGCCGAGGCCCTCGCCAAGCTCCGCGGCGAGATCTGA